Below is a window of Verrucomicrobiia bacterium DNA.
CAGGCGCTGGGCGACGTTGCGAACCGGGAACGAGCTGATTAGCCCTTCTTCGACACCGTAGCTGCCATCCGAGCAGAGGCAAACGCTATGCCAATCGCCGGCCGGCGTGGGCCCGATGATGGAGCGGACGCTGTCCACGACGGCATTGGCGGCGCTGGCGGCACTCGATGCGCCGCGGGCTTTGATGATCGCCGTGCCGCGCTGCTGTACGGTGGAGATGAACTCGCCTTTTAGCCACGCTTCATCCCGGATGAGTTCGGTCGCCGGCCGGCCGTTGATTTTGGCGTTGTAAAAATCGGGGTATTGAGTCGAGGAATGGTTGCCCCAGACAGCCACATTGGAAACTGAAGCCACAAGCACGCCGGCCTTTTTTGCCAGTTGCGATTTAGCGCGATTCTCGTCCAGGCGGGTCATGGCGAAGAAGCGGTCGCGCGGCACACCGGGGGCATTATTCATGGCAATAAAGCAATTGGTGTTGCAAGGGTTGCCGACGACCAGCACGCGCACATCGGAGGCGGCGTTTTTCTCAATTGCGCGGCCCTGGCCGATGAAGATCTTGCCGTTAATGCCTAGCAGATCCTTGCGCTCCATGTTGGCCTTGCGCGGGATGCTGCCCACCAACAGCGCCCAATTGACGCCGCGAAAACCTTCGTCGAGGTTGGCCGTGGCCACCACACCCTGGAGCAGCGGAAACGCGCAATCCTCCAACTCCATCACCACGCCGCCGAGGACGGGCAAGGCGGGCTCGATTTCAATCAAGTGCAGGATGACGGGTTGGTTCGGGCCGAACATGGCTCCGGAGGCGATGCGGAACAAGAGTGAATAGCCAATTTGGCCGGCGGCGCCGGTCACAGCCACGCGAATGGGAGATGCGCTCATGGTATCTTAGGTTTCAGGTACAGTTATTCTTCAATGCGTTGAATCGGTTAAATAAGTTAAACAAGTTAAATAGGCAATAG
It encodes the following:
- a CDS encoding malate dehydrogenase, whose protein sequence is MSASPIRVAVTGAAGQIGYSLLFRIASGAMFGPNQPVILHLIEIEPALPVLGGVVMELEDCAFPLLQGVVATANLDEGFRGVNWALLVGSIPRKANMERKDLLGINGKIFIGQGRAIEKNAASDVRVLVVGNPCNTNCFIAMNNAPGVPRDRFFAMTRLDENRAKSQLAKKAGVLVASVSNVAVWGNHSSTQYPDFYNAKINGRPATELIRDEAWLKGEFISTVQQRGTAIIKARGASSAASAANAVVDSVRSIIGPTPAGDWHSVCLCSDGSYGVEEGLISSFPVRNVAQRLEIVQGVPINPFSRSKIDATVNELKEERTMVSELLPK